A window of the Pseudomonas fluorescens genome harbors these coding sequences:
- the ilvA gene encoding threonine ammonia-lyase, biosynthetic gives MLEQYVKKILTSRVYDVAVETPLQNARQLSERLGNDIWLKREDLQPVFSFKIRGAYNKLTQLSDEERARGVVTASAGNHAQGLALAAKVLGVKATIVMPKTTPEIKVEGVRSRGGKVVLHGDSFPEALAYSLKLVDEKGYVYIHPYDDPHTIAGQGTVAMEILRQHPQPLDAIFVPVGGGGLIAGIAAYVKYLRPDIKVIGVEPDDSNCLQAAMAAGERVVLPAVGIFADGVAVAQIGQHTFDICKDYVDEVITVSTDEICAAIKDIYDDTRSITEPAGALGVAGIKKYVEQRGVSGKTFVAIDSGANVNFDRLRHVAERAELGEGREAIIAVTIPEKAGSFKAFCEAIGKRQITEFNYRYNNGSEAHIFVGVQTHPDNDPRSALLASLTEQGFPVLDLTDNELAKLHIRHMVGGRAAHVVDEVVLRFEFPERPGALFNFLNKLGGRWNISMFHYRNHGAADGRVVAGLQVPHDERHLVPAALEEIGYPYWDESDNPAYQLFLG, from the coding sequence ATGCTCGAACAGTACGTCAAGAAGATCCTCACCTCGCGCGTTTATGACGTTGCCGTAGAAACCCCGCTGCAGAACGCCCGCCAGCTCTCCGAGCGGCTGGGCAACGACATCTGGCTCAAGCGCGAAGACTTGCAGCCGGTGTTCTCGTTCAAGATTCGCGGCGCCTACAACAAGCTGACCCAGCTGAGCGACGAAGAGCGCGCCCGTGGCGTGGTCACCGCGTCGGCGGGCAACCACGCGCAGGGCCTGGCCCTGGCGGCGAAAGTGCTGGGCGTGAAAGCGACCATCGTGATGCCCAAGACCACCCCGGAGATCAAGGTCGAAGGCGTGCGCTCCCGTGGCGGCAAGGTGGTGCTGCACGGGGATTCGTTCCCGGAAGCCCTGGCCTACTCGCTGAAACTGGTCGATGAAAAAGGCTACGTCTACATCCACCCGTACGACGATCCGCACACCATTGCCGGGCAGGGCACCGTGGCGATGGAAATCCTGCGCCAGCACCCGCAGCCGCTGGACGCGATCTTCGTCCCGGTGGGTGGCGGCGGTCTGATCGCCGGCATTGCGGCGTACGTGAAATACCTGCGCCCGGACATCAAGGTCATCGGCGTCGAGCCCGATGACTCCAACTGCCTGCAAGCGGCGATGGCCGCCGGCGAGCGCGTGGTGCTGCCGGCCGTGGGCATCTTCGCCGACGGCGTGGCGGTGGCGCAGATCGGCCAGCACACCTTCGATATCTGCAAGGATTACGTCGATGAAGTGATCACCGTCAGCACCGACGAAATCTGCGCGGCGATCAAGGATATCTACGACGATACCCGCTCGATCACCGAACCGGCCGGCGCCCTGGGCGTGGCCGGGATCAAGAAGTACGTCGAGCAGCGCGGCGTCAGTGGCAAGACATTCGTGGCCATCGACTCCGGGGCCAACGTCAACTTCGACCGCCTGCGCCACGTCGCCGAGCGCGCCGAACTGGGTGAAGGCCGCGAAGCGATCATCGCCGTGACCATCCCGGAGAAGGCCGGCAGCTTCAAGGCGTTCTGCGAGGCCATCGGCAAGCGCCAGATCACCGAATTCAACTACCGCTACAACAATGGCAGCGAAGCGCACATCTTCGTCGGCGTACAGACTCACCCGGACAACGACCCCCGCAGTGCGTTGCTGGCAAGCCTGACCGAGCAGGGGTTCCCGGTGCTCGACCTGACCGACAACGAACTGGCCAAGCTGCACATCCGTCACATGGTCGGCGGTCGCGCCGCGCACGTGGTCGATGAAGTGGTGCTGCGCTTCGAGTTCCCGGAGCGTCCGGGCGCGCTGTTCAACTTCCTCAACAAGCTTGGCGGTCGCTGGAACATCTCGATGTTCCACTACCGCAACCACGGTGCAGCGGACGGCCGTGTGGTCGCGGGCTTGCAAGTGCCCCACGACGAACGTCATCTGGTGCCCGCAGCCCTTGAGGAAATCGGCTACCCGTACTGGGACGAAAGCGACAACCCCGCCTATCAGCTGTTTCTTGGCTAG
- the rpiA gene encoding ribose-5-phosphate isomerase RpiA, with amino-acid sequence MTQDQLKQAVAQAAVDFILPKLDDKSIVGVGTGSTANCFIDALAQHKGAFDGAVASSEATAARLKGHGIPVYELNTVSNLEFYVDGADESDEHLNLIKGGGAALTREKIVAAVAQTFICIADASKLVPVLGAFPLPVEVIPMARSHVARQLVKLGGDPVYREGVLTDNGNIILDVHNLQITNPVELEAQINSIVGVVTNGLFAARPADLLLLGTSEGVKTLKAE; translated from the coding sequence ATGACCCAGGATCAACTCAAACAGGCCGTGGCCCAGGCTGCCGTCGACTTCATCCTTCCGAAACTCGACGACAAGAGCATCGTCGGCGTCGGAACCGGCTCCACCGCCAACTGCTTCATCGACGCCCTGGCCCAGCACAAGGGCGCGTTCGATGGCGCGGTCGCGAGCTCCGAAGCCACCGCTGCGCGCCTCAAGGGCCACGGGATTCCGGTGTACGAGCTGAACACCGTGAGCAACCTGGAGTTCTACGTCGACGGCGCCGATGAAAGCGACGAACACCTGAACCTGATCAAGGGCGGCGGCGCAGCCCTGACCCGAGAGAAGATCGTCGCAGCCGTGGCCCAGACCTTCATCTGCATCGCCGACGCCAGCAAACTGGTGCCGGTGCTGGGCGCGTTCCCGCTGCCGGTGGAAGTGATCCCGATGGCCCGCAGCCACGTCGCCCGCCAACTGGTGAAACTGGGCGGCGACCCGGTCTACCGCGAAGGCGTGCTGACCGACAACGGCAACATCATCCTCGACGTGCACAACCTGCAGATCACCAATCCGGTGGAGCTGGAAGCGCAGATCAATTCGATCGTCGGCGTGGTCACCAACGGCCTGTTCGCGGCGCGTCCGGCGGATCTGTTGTTGCTGGGTACTTCCGAAGGTGTGAAAACACTGAAGGCTGAGTAA
- a CDS encoding SdiA-regulated domain-containing protein has translation MRRLARPKPLFIILSVIALIALIAIGQYMRLFERAWFNLHTLWQPMSSEAIGLDQYRVEIEAKVIDGLNDDVSALTYDPVRKSLFTVTNKNAELIELSLDGTILRRVALIGFGDPEAVEYISADTYVITDERQQRLIKIHLEHDTTFLDAADAEQMTLGVHMSGNKGFEGLAYDSVGKRLFVAKERDPMLIYEVHGFPHFNPEKSYAVHVINNPKRDAGMFVRDLSSLQYDERSGHLLALSDESRLILELDVDGRPLSTMSLNGGRQGLKKTVPQAEGIAMDDDGTLYLVSEPNLFYVFRKPAQP, from the coding sequence ATGCGTCGTCTTGCCCGTCCCAAACCTCTGTTCATCATCCTGTCGGTGATTGCCCTGATCGCGCTGATTGCGATCGGCCAATACATGCGCCTGTTCGAGCGTGCCTGGTTCAACCTGCATACGCTCTGGCAGCCGATGAGCAGCGAGGCCATCGGGCTGGACCAATATCGGGTAGAGATCGAAGCGAAAGTCATCGACGGGCTGAACGACGACGTCTCGGCGTTGACCTACGATCCGGTGCGCAAGAGCCTGTTCACGGTCACCAACAAGAATGCCGAACTGATCGAGCTGTCGCTGGACGGCACGATCCTCCGCCGTGTCGCCTTGATCGGCTTCGGTGATCCGGAGGCGGTAGAGTACATCAGCGCCGATACCTACGTGATCACCGATGAACGCCAGCAGCGGCTGATCAAGATCCATCTGGAGCACGACACCACGTTCCTCGATGCGGCGGACGCCGAGCAAATGACCCTCGGCGTGCACATGAGCGGCAACAAGGGCTTTGAAGGCCTGGCTTACGACTCGGTGGGCAAGCGCCTGTTCGTGGCCAAGGAACGGGATCCGATGCTGATCTATGAAGTGCACGGTTTTCCGCACTTCAATCCGGAAAAATCCTACGCGGTACACGTCATCAATAACCCCAAGCGCGATGCCGGGATGTTTGTGCGCGATCTGTCGAGCCTGCAATACGACGAGCGCAGCGGCCATTTGCTGGCGCTGTCCGACGAGTCACGGCTGATTCTGGAACTGGATGTGGACGGGCGCCCGTTGAGCACCATGTCGTTGAACGGTGGCCGGCAGGGCCTGAAGAAAACCGTACCGCAGGCGGAAGGTATCGCGATGGACGACGACGGGACGTTGTATCTGGTGAGCGAGCCGAACCTGTTTTATGTCTTCAGGAAGCCTGCGCAGCCCTGA
- a CDS encoding SdiA-regulated domain-containing protein, whose product MSSQTQLKPARRSRFALRWYSWLLLAAAAAYGLAFAMHWDDRGVLWVLERFESPTEKQESVWLPDYRVVIDAKLLPGMEKDEASDLSYNPQTKTLFSVMGKNPFLVELTLQGDVLRKMPLVGWSNPEGLTVMENGLMAIVDEREHMLSIVKVDADTRELKRDDFPKYDLGPSKDQNKAFEAITWDARNQQLLLGEERPPALFTWKSDGSQTLKGDKQKLDSDELDLRNLSALAIDPRTGHTLVLSADSHLLLELDEKGEQVSFMTLLGGFNGLKKTIPRAEGVTMDEAGTLYMVSEPNLFYRFEKQK is encoded by the coding sequence ATGTCATCTCAAACTCAGCTCAAACCCGCCCGCCGTTCACGTTTCGCCCTGCGTTGGTATTCCTGGCTTTTGCTGGCAGCCGCCGCTGCGTACGGGCTGGCGTTTGCCATGCATTGGGATGACCGCGGCGTGCTGTGGGTGCTGGAGCGCTTCGAAAGCCCGACCGAGAAACAGGAAAGCGTCTGGCTACCGGACTATCGGGTGGTCATCGACGCCAAGCTGCTGCCGGGCATGGAAAAGGACGAAGCTTCGGACCTCTCCTATAACCCGCAGACCAAAACCCTGTTTTCGGTGATGGGCAAGAATCCATTCCTGGTCGAGCTGACCCTGCAAGGTGACGTGCTGCGCAAGATGCCGCTGGTGGGCTGGAGCAATCCGGAAGGCCTGACGGTGATGGAAAACGGCTTGATGGCGATTGTCGATGAGCGCGAGCACATGCTCTCCATCGTCAAGGTCGATGCCGACACCCGCGAACTGAAGCGCGACGATTTCCCTAAGTACGACCTCGGCCCGTCGAAAGACCAGAACAAAGCCTTCGAAGCCATCACCTGGGACGCCCGCAACCAGCAACTGCTGCTGGGCGAAGAGCGTCCGCCTGCGCTGTTCACCTGGAAAAGCGACGGCAGCCAGACGCTCAAGGGCGACAAGCAGAAACTCGACAGCGATGAGCTGGACCTGCGCAACCTCTCGGCCCTGGCGATCGACCCGCGCACCGGCCACACCCTGGTGCTGTCCGCCGATTCGCACCTGTTGCTGGAGCTGGACGAGAAGGGTGAGCAGGTCAGCTTCATGACCCTGCTCGGCGGTTTCAACGGCTTGAAGAAAACCATTCCCCGCGCCGAAGGCGTGACCATGGACGAGGCGGGCACGCTGTACATGGTCAGCGAGCCGAACCTGTTCTACCGCTTCGAAAAGCAGAAGTAA